The Thermus tengchongensis genome includes the window GAGGAGCTCCACCTGGGCCTGCCCCTGGGTCAGGTCCACCCGGAGGGGTGGGGGAGGGGCAGGCAGGCCTTCCACCCGGAGGAGAACCTCCCTTGGGGTAGGGGCGGGGGGACCAGCCTCCGGCCACTCCCCTCCTCCTCCCCTGTCAGCAGAGAGGGGGGCAACCGCTGAATTTTACCCCCCTTCCTGCTGACTCGAAGCCCAAGGGGGGAAGGAAAGGGGGGGAGAGGAGGGAAAAGGGGAAGCCGTTCTCCCTTCCCTCTCCCCCGTCAGCAGGACGAGGGGTAATGGGCGGGTTTTACCCCCCTTCCTGCTGACTCGAGGTCCAAGGAGGAGGACTGTCAGCAGAGAGGGGGGTAAGGGCAAGCCATTACCCCCCTTCCTGCTGACTCGAGTGGGTTCCCTAGGGGGGACACCCTATAGGGCTGGGCCTCGAGGGGTGGGGGGGACACTATGCCCCATGGCGTGGGGGGAAGGGGGGAGAACGGCGAGGTAGGGAAAAGAAAAGCTGGGAGAAGCGCAGGGGTGACGAGGGTAAAAGAGCCTTCCTTTCGGATATTCAGTGCATACCCCCTTGACAGGCCAGAGGAAAAGGGAGCGTTTGGTGACGTGGGGAAGAGCGCCAGACACCCCCTTCTGTCGTACCCTGCCCCTGGACGAGCTGGTCCCCCTGCTCCAAGCATGGCTCCAAGCACGCCTGCCAGCACCGGAGAGAACGCCCGAGAGGCCCAGGACCTTCTCCGACCTCAGCCTTCTCCTCTTCCTCCACCCTGAGGGGGCGGGGCCGGAGGCTACCCTGGCCCCTCCTGCGGGGAGGGAAGAGGATGGCCCGGGAAAGGCGGATCTTGGCCATGGGTCACGGGCGAAGCCCGTACCTTGCCTCCACCCTCCTTCCCACCCCGAGATCGGAGGGCGAAGTGGCTTGGGGCGTGGGCTCGGACGGGGGCTGGGTCTTTGGGTACAAGCTCCACCTCCTGGTGGACCTGGACACGGGGGAGAGGCGGGGCTTGCGGGTGGTCCGGGCCTCTTGCCACGACTCGCCGATGGGGCGGCGGATGCTCTAGGGGGTGGAGGTGGTTCCTGAGGAGAAGCCGGCTGGGGTGGTGGGGGAAAGCCAACTTTCGGTTAGCGGCGAGGCGAGGCATGCTTCTGGTGAAGGGGCAGAACCGGAGCCTGGGGAGGTCGAGGGGAGAGGTTGCGAACAGTTAACCCCCAGCCCCCTGTCCCCACACCAAGTCCTGCTCCCAAATCCCGCCCCCCACAACCCCCCGCCCGCACCCAGCAAAGGGCTTGGACCCGTAGAATGCTCTCCAGGAAGCCCAGACGTGAAGAGGGGAAGGAAGAAAAGCGTTAGGCCTCACGGCACCATTTATGCCATGGTTGATGGGGTTGAAGCACATAGCCGAAAGAGCAAATGACCTGGTACAATAGACCTGGTCATGAAGGTTTCCAAGACCCACTTCAAAGCCCACGCCTTGGAGCTCCTGCGCCGGGTGGAGACCACGGGAGAGCCCCTCCTGATCACCCACCGGGGCAAGCCCGTCCTGGAAGTGCGGCCTTATCGGGAAGAGGATCCCTTAACAAAGCTGCGGGGCACCCTGGCCCGCTACCAGGAGCCCACGGAACCCACAGGGGAAGCCTGGGAGGCTTTGGAATGAGGCCGCTCCTCCTGGACACCCACGCTTGGGTCTGGTACCTGGCCAGCCCC containing:
- a CDS encoding transposase, with the translated sequence MARERRILAMGHGRSPYLASTLLPTPRSEGEVAWGVGSDGGWVFGYKLHLLVDLDTGERRGLRVVRASCHDSPMGRRML
- a CDS encoding type II toxin-antitoxin system Phd/YefM family antitoxin; the protein is MKVSKTHFKAHALELLRRVETTGEPLLITHRGKPVLEVRPYREEDPLTKLRGTLARYQEPTEPTGEAWEALE